The following nucleotide sequence is from Aphelocoma coerulescens isolate FSJ_1873_10779 chromosome 9, UR_Acoe_1.0, whole genome shotgun sequence.
CTTTATTCCCAGCAACTGCAGAACAATGAAAGTGGTTATCAAAAGTAAGCAGAGGAGTTGTTACAAAGCAGTTGTTTAATCTCATCTTTATTCCAGGGCATACGTGGAATTTATGGAACATTTATGGAAGCTGGCCCAAAGTCTTTCCTTTTAAATGCCTGTTTCTCTGATTTCCACAGGGAATGAATAGGAAAACACACTCACAATGTGGCAGTTGATAGACTCACaggaaggtttgggttggaagggagttTAAttatccagttccacccctgtcATGGGctgggacatcttccactatcccaggttgctccaagctgaccttggacacttccagggatggagcagccacagcttttctgggaactgggaatgccCAGCTCATGCAGCTCCAATAagcaagcagcagctgcagaactcaACACTTTCCTTTGCTTCAGGGAGCTGGTTGGCACTGATGCCTTGGAAAATGAGTTTGTGTAGTGGTTCCATGGGATATCCCAGCTGTAATATCGATTTCCCTGTCATTCCAGGTCTCCTCCAACCCCCCTGGAGCTGAAGATGGACGTGAAGAGGGTGAAGGACTACCTCTACTGGCTGTACTACCAGTACCAGCTGGTGACGTGCAGCTACGtgctggagccctgggagcagtCCATGTTCCACACCATCACCGTCACCGTGGTGGCCATGGTGGTGTACACAGCCTACGTCTTCGTGCCCATCCACGTCCGCCTGGCCTTGGAATTCTTCTCCCAGATTTTCGGGGCCCAGCCCGAGAGCCCCGTGGTGAACTGAGCCGGCCGCAGCAGGGCCCAGCAGCTCTTGCAGCTTTGTGAAATTGTGTTAATGCTGAAGTTTGGCTCTTAGGAAAACCCTGCTTGCTTCACCACCGGGGCTGGAGAGCAGAGCGGGGCGCTGAGCACAGCCCCTCTTCCATAAACACTCTGGGAATGGGACACACGGCCTGGAATGGCACAGGATGCAAGCAGCTCCCGCTTCCAGCAGCCTCACTGAACCACTCTGGCAGAGACTGTTCTGGTGGCTCATCACACACAAAGTTCTATCGACACGGTCCAGTGGCCATGTTAGGGGATATTAAAAAATGAGGATATCCAGCAGGATTTGAGTGCTCATATCTGGCTGGTTACTGACTTCCAGGCTTTAATGGATGGGAGAGGAAATTGGAACAGAAAGCAACAGGAGGATGAACTTCGATCCAGCTTTTTTCACGCCTAAGTTTCTGCATCTGAGTTCAGATggtctaaaatattttcttttggaaaaaaatgctcCACCTCATCTTGCAGTTCAGTGAAGATGACAGGAAgaagcagccctgctctgctctgctgcctgctctgcctgctctgccGAAAATCAAGTTCTCTTCTTGCTGCTCCCACTCACCACGGCAGCAAAATCAGCACCGGGGGAAGAAAATCCAGAgtggaaataatattttaataccTGCAGGGAAGGCTGAGTGCTTCAAGAGATCTCCTTTACAAAGAAGAAATTAGATTTATTACCATTGCCTGTGGGGAGGTTTTGGAACAATGggaggtttgtttggttttcactTTACACCTAAATCAAACGTGGATGCCTAATCATAAATTACAGCTGCACACTGCACGTCTCTACCAGCTGATGCTCCTGTTAGTAGAAGTGAGAGGTGCAAAATGTAAATAGCTTTCAAATGATGTTTGCACAGTTCtagatttacaaaaaaaaaaaacaacctcttAACTTCTCTCTCAAGCTGCAGTGGGCTCCTGCATGCTTCAAAGCACAAGTTTGTTTGGAAACGAAGACATGTGATGAAGGTTGCACAGATCTGAACATGTGTATGcagttttttcagaaaaaaaaataaagttttattcTTCAGAAATTACCTCTGGCTCCATGACTCAGCTCTTCCGTGCTTTCCAGTCATTCATAAATATTCTGGATGTGTGTGGGCCACGCTGGCACTGTGGCAGATGGATTATTTTGTGGTGAACGTTTCGGGGTGAGGTTTAAGCATCCTTTAAATGGACCCAGGGGTGAGCTGAGCCATTCATCCTCACTGGTGCTCCAGCCCAAGACCTCTCCCATTtctggagggagaaaaaagcctCTGCTCTGCTTCAAATTAAGGCATTAACAAATAAATACCTGAGTGTGCTGAGGGCTCAGCTGAGAGGTTTAGGCTCCAATAGGAGCTGTCCTGACAGTTTATCACAGTGGGGAACCTGCAAATATGAGGTGCCAAGCTGTAATCACACTTCGGGACACGAACAGGGCATCACAGGAGGTGAGAAATGGCTAAACCTGTGACAAATCCTCTGAAAAGGGCCCGTAAAATAGACCAAAAGGTACAATCCCAACGCTGGAGGTGAAAAACTATTTACTCGGCCAGCTGGTATAAATTCTATCTCCAAAGATTCTGCTCATCTAGATAGTATGATGGTGTGAATGCCAGGGCACTTCCTCATCAGTCctgtttccattattttttaattccttaaAAAGTTGGTTTCTTCCCCATGACATCAAACACAACTTTTGGA
It contains:
- the SPTSSB gene encoding serine palmitoyltransferase small subunit B, whose protein sequence is MDVKRVKDYLYWLYYQYQLVTCSYVLEPWEQSMFHTITVTVVAMVVYTAYVFVPIHVRLALEFFSQIFGAQPESPVVN